In the Streptomyces formicae genome, one interval contains:
- a CDS encoding acyl-CoA thioesterase, with protein MNNPAERLVDLLDLEQIELNIFRGRSPEESLQRVFGGQVAGQALVAAGRTTEGDRPVHSLHAYFLRPGRPGVPIVYQVERVRDGRSFTTRRVTAVQQGRTIFNLTASFHQPEQGAFEHQLPPRIAAPSPESLPTVAEEIKEHLGALPEQWERMARRQPFDIRYVDRLRWTEEEIKDAEPRSAVWMRAVGPLGDDPLVHTCALTYASDMTLLDAVRIPVEPLWGRRGFDMASLDHAMWFHRPFRADEWFLYDQESPIATGGRGLARGRIYDTEGRLLVSVVQEGLFRPYGERHMDAPTTSA; from the coding sequence ATGAACAACCCCGCCGAGCGCTTGGTCGACCTGCTGGACCTGGAGCAGATCGAGCTCAACATCTTCCGCGGCCGCAGCCCGGAGGAGTCCCTCCAGCGGGTGTTCGGCGGGCAGGTCGCCGGGCAGGCCCTCGTCGCGGCGGGCCGCACCACCGAGGGCGATCGCCCGGTGCATTCGCTGCACGCGTACTTCCTGCGTCCGGGGCGCCCGGGCGTCCCCATCGTGTACCAGGTCGAACGGGTCAGGGACGGGCGATCCTTCACCACGCGCCGCGTCACCGCCGTCCAACAGGGCCGCACCATCTTCAACCTCACCGCCTCCTTCCATCAGCCAGAACAGGGCGCATTCGAGCACCAGTTGCCACCGCGCATCGCGGCTCCCTCTCCGGAGTCGCTGCCGACGGTCGCCGAGGAGATCAAGGAGCACCTCGGCGCGCTTCCCGAGCAGTGGGAACGCATGGCCCGTCGCCAGCCCTTCGACATCCGTTATGTCGACCGGCTTCGCTGGACCGAAGAGGAGATCAAGGACGCCGAGCCACGCAGCGCGGTGTGGATGCGTGCCGTGGGGCCGCTCGGCGACGACCCGCTCGTACACACCTGCGCACTCACCTACGCCAGCGACATGACGCTCCTCGATGCCGTCCGCATCCCGGTGGAGCCGCTCTGGGGCCGCCGCGGCTTCGACATGGCGTCGCTGGATCACGCCATGTGGTTCCACCGCCCCTTCCGGGCGGACGAGTGGTTCCTCTACGACCAGGAGTCCCCCATCGCGACGGGGGGCCGCGGGCTCGCGAGAGGCCGCATCTACGACACGGAGGGCAGGCTCTTGGTGTCGGTCGTACAAGAAGGGCTCTTCCGTCCGTACGGGGAGCGGCACATGGACGCCCCGACCACCAGCGCGTGA
- a CDS encoding winged helix DNA-binding domain-containing protein: MVRRIDVAERRARLALRHRLTSATRADDPADVARSLLALHGTDPSSVYIGAWARMKDGQVADLERALYEDRSLIRFMGMRRTVFVTSLDVAPALQAACSHPVAARERRLLLRMLADIGVARDAAGVAAWLAETEEVALRALKERGEATAAEVAGDDPRLSTELVMSPGKRYESKQRLASRLLLLLAAEGRVVRARPRGSWQSHQYRWARLTDWFPDGLADRDPHEAETEVARRWLHTFGPAPADDLRWWAGWTKTQTKRALTELRPIEVDLDGTPGLLLPDDLAETPTPEPWAALLPSLDSTPMGWQNRGWFLGEHGSRLFDRNGNIGPSLWWNGRIVGGWAQDADGEIVCRFLEDVGADARDAVATEAERLASRLGGARLTARARGRTWLEEELAG, from the coding sequence ATGGTGCGACGGATCGACGTGGCGGAGCGGCGGGCGCGTCTGGCGCTGCGCCACCGGCTGACCTCGGCCACCAGAGCGGACGACCCGGCCGACGTGGCACGATCGCTCCTCGCGCTGCACGGCACCGACCCGTCGTCGGTGTACATCGGTGCGTGGGCCCGTATGAAGGACGGCCAGGTCGCCGACTTGGAGCGTGCCCTGTACGAAGACCGCTCGCTGATCCGCTTCATGGGCATGCGGCGCACGGTCTTTGTGACGTCGTTGGATGTCGCCCCCGCCCTGCAGGCCGCCTGCTCCCATCCCGTCGCCGCGCGCGAACGCCGATTGCTGCTGCGCATGCTGGCCGACATCGGGGTCGCCCGCGACGCCGCAGGGGTCGCGGCCTGGCTGGCGGAGACCGAGGAAGTGGCGCTGCGGGCCCTCAAGGAGCGGGGTGAGGCGACGGCGGCCGAGGTGGCGGGCGATGATCCGCGGCTGAGCACGGAGCTGGTCATGTCTCCCGGCAAGCGTTACGAGTCCAAGCAGAGGCTGGCCAGCAGGCTCCTCCTGCTGCTGGCCGCCGAGGGGCGCGTGGTGCGCGCTCGCCCCCGCGGATCGTGGCAGTCGCACCAGTACCGCTGGGCGCGGCTGACCGACTGGTTTCCCGACGGCCTCGCGGACCGGGACCCCCACGAGGCGGAGACCGAGGTCGCGCGACGTTGGCTGCACACCTTCGGGCCGGCACCGGCCGACGATCTGCGCTGGTGGGCCGGATGGACCAAGACCCAGACGAAGCGGGCGCTGACCGAACTGCGTCCCATCGAGGTCGACTTGGACGGAACTCCAGGACTCCTCCTCCCCGACGACCTGGCCGAGACGCCCACGCCCGAGCCCTGGGCCGCCCTGCTGCCCTCGCTCGACTCCACCCCGATGGGCTGGCAGAACCGCGGCTGGTTCCTCGGCGAGCACGGTTCTCGGCTCTTCGACCGCAACGGCAACATCGGCCCCTCCCTGTGGTGGAACGGCCGGATCGTGGGCGGCTGGGCCCAGGACGCGGACGGCGAGATCGTGTGCCGCTTCTTGGAGGACGTCGGAGCGGACGCCCGCGACGCGGTCGCGACCGAGGCCGAGCGCCTCGCCTCGCGCCTGGGCGGGGCACGGCTCACCGCGCGCGCTCGGGGCCGCACCTGGCTCGAGGAGGAACTGGCCGGTTGA
- a CDS encoding tetratricopeptide repeat protein translates to MGGVDRVDDLERDEALAEAIRLREAGRREEAKEQLVALAEHFPHDAEVAYQTAWVHDTLGLEAEAVPYYEHALEGPGLTEDDRRGALLGLGSTYRTLGRYENAVTTLTDAVNEFPDDAALKTFLAMALYNTGRAHEAMRMLLTLLAATSSAPEIAGYRSAIEFYAKDLDATT, encoded by the coding sequence ATGGGCGGAGTCGACAGAGTGGACGACTTGGAGAGGGACGAGGCGCTCGCGGAGGCCATACGGCTTCGCGAGGCAGGCCGCCGCGAGGAGGCCAAGGAACAACTGGTCGCCCTCGCCGAGCACTTCCCCCACGATGCGGAAGTGGCCTATCAGACCGCGTGGGTCCACGACACACTCGGCCTGGAAGCCGAGGCCGTGCCGTACTACGAGCACGCGCTCGAAGGGCCGGGTCTTACGGAGGACGACAGACGGGGCGCCCTGCTCGGTCTGGGCAGCACCTATCGCACCCTGGGGCGCTACGAGAACGCGGTCACCACGCTCACCGATGCCGTGAACGAATTCCCGGACGATGCCGCGCTCAAGACGTTCCTGGCGATGGCTCTGTACAACACCGGCCGGGCCCACGAAGCGATGCGGATGCTCCTGACGCTGCTCGCCGCCACGAGCAGTGCCCCGGAGATCGCTGGCTATCGATCCGCCATCGAGTTCTACGCCAAGGACCTCGACGCGACGACGTAG
- a CDS encoding DUF6397 family protein gives MTSDTITSSTAVAPAQQSLAPSRAAGELGLKRGEFELAVMLGRVRTVGEAVGGQRRVPQEEIDRVRGSEGFPEALRESVRAVGTTEGAALMEITTTRFTRLARAGVLTPVKFYLNRYRAVVWLYLAEELRQFAGTEGNARLLTGRTPEPMRARLAEGQDLRARNWRGRHTGFLLSQCEDPWERAAVMASQLDPVQIAEIVRDPYERAYVNRLRPVPRKQSAPDSPAALIVERITTADDPDEIRWLRSSLLIGLIQARGQRPAPRPAPRPVAQAANRRPASATRHGKVAEAAEAAEAAEEVTTVPDEPRGLREWLRRRRA, from the coding sequence ATGACAAGCGACACCATCACGTCATCCACCGCGGTGGCGCCCGCGCAACAGTCGTTGGCGCCGAGCCGCGCCGCGGGGGAACTGGGCTTGAAACGCGGCGAGTTCGAGCTCGCCGTGATGTTGGGACGGGTACGCACCGTCGGCGAGGCGGTCGGCGGTCAGCGCCGCGTCCCGCAGGAGGAGATCGACCGCGTACGCGGGAGCGAAGGGTTTCCCGAGGCGCTGCGAGAGAGCGTCAGAGCCGTGGGCACCACGGAAGGCGCGGCGCTGATGGAGATCACCACGACCCGCTTCACTCGGCTTGCCCGCGCCGGTGTGCTGACGCCGGTCAAGTTCTACTTGAATCGCTACCGTGCCGTCGTCTGGCTCTATCTGGCCGAAGAACTGAGGCAGTTCGCCGGGACGGAGGGGAACGCCCGTCTGCTCACCGGGCGCACCCCGGAGCCGATGCGCGCCCGACTCGCAGAGGGGCAAGACCTGCGGGCGCGGAACTGGCGCGGTCGGCACACGGGATTCCTGCTCAGCCAGTGCGAGGACCCGTGGGAGCGCGCCGCCGTCATGGCATCGCAACTCGACCCGGTGCAGATCGCGGAGATCGTCAGGGATCCGTACGAGCGGGCCTATGTGAACCGCCTCAGGCCCGTGCCACGCAAGCAGAGCGCGCCGGACTCGCCCGCGGCGCTGATCGTCGAAAGGATCACGACAGCGGACGATCCCGACGAGATCCGATGGCTCCGATCCAGTCTGCTGATCGGCCTCATCCAGGCGCGCGGACAGCGACCGGCGCCACGCCCCGCACCGCGGCCCGTGGCCCAAGCGGCGAATCGCCGCCCGGCTTCGGCGACACGGCACGGCAAGGTCGCCGAAGCCGCCGAAGCCGCCGAAGCCGCCGAAGAGGTGACGACCGTGCCGGACGAGCCGCGCGGCCTGCGCGAGTGGCTGCGCCGCAGGCGGGCGTAG
- a CDS encoding roadblock/LC7 domain-containing protein → MGQSTGLGWLLDDLTQRMEHVRHALVLSNDGLVTAASSDLKREDADHLAAVASGLHSLAKGSGRQFNAGNVRQTMIEFDDAVLFVTAAGDGSCLCVLSSAEADIGQVAYEMTLLVNRVGEHLGVGARQPERTPIVDL, encoded by the coding sequence ATGGGGCAGAGCACGGGGCTCGGTTGGCTGCTGGACGACCTGACGCAGCGGATGGAACACGTACGGCACGCACTGGTCCTTTCGAATGACGGTCTCGTGACGGCGGCGAGTTCGGATCTCAAGCGTGAGGACGCGGATCACCTGGCGGCGGTCGCCTCGGGACTTCACAGCCTGGCCAAGGGGTCAGGACGCCAGTTCAACGCGGGCAATGTGCGTCAGACAATGATCGAGTTCGATGACGCGGTCCTCTTCGTCACGGCGGCTGGTGACGGCAGTTGCCTCTGCGTCCTGAGCTCGGCGGAGGCCGACATCGGCCAGGTCGCGTACGAGATGACGCTGCTCGTCAACCGGGTCGGCGAGCACCTGGGAGTCGGTGCGAGGCAGCCGGAACGCACGCCCATAGTGGACCTCTGA
- a CDS encoding PPOX class F420-dependent oxidoreductase, producing the protein MAQKMTDDQWRAFVSHGTRTGKLSTVRADGSPHIAPIWFLIDGDDLVFNTGKDTVKGRNLARDGRVALCVDDDKPPFAFVVLQGRAEISEDIDEVRRWATRLGARYMGEERADEFGKRNGVPGELLVRVRIDKVLAYASVSD; encoded by the coding sequence ATGGCACAGAAGATGACCGATGACCAGTGGCGAGCCTTCGTATCCCACGGAACCCGTACCGGCAAGCTGTCGACCGTCCGCGCCGACGGCAGCCCGCACATCGCCCCGATCTGGTTCCTGATCGACGGGGACGACCTGGTGTTCAACACCGGCAAGGACACCGTGAAGGGACGGAACCTCGCTCGTGACGGGCGTGTGGCCCTGTGCGTGGACGACGACAAGCCCCCGTTCGCCTTCGTCGTCCTTCAGGGCCGCGCCGAGATCAGTGAAGACATCGACGAGGTCCGCCGCTGGGCGACCCGGCTCGGCGCGCGCTACATGGGAGAGGAACGCGCCGACGAGTTCGGCAAGCGCAACGGCGTACCGGGGGAACTCCTGGTGCGCGTGAGGATCGACAAGGTACTCGCCTACG